The following coding sequences are from one Balneolales bacterium ANBcel1 window:
- a CDS encoding efflux RND transporter permease subunit produces the protein MKNLSRLAVNRPVTFLMASLILIGFGIFGLMNLRLNLYPDVSFPTVTVYTTYEGVAPEDIETLITRPIEETVGSVSGIQRVRSQSSQGASVVRLNFDWGTDLFFAETEVRKQLDMIRRTLPRDAEQPVVFSYDPNDEPVVVLTLTSQTRSPRELRTIATQQLEQRIERISGVASAATAGGYERQINIRLRNADMRAYNLSISDIAATLRDENIQVPAGQLEEGETTYSLRTVGDFRNIDQIRSAIVGTNEGNPVYLRDVARVEDGIAQPIGNVRVQGNDGVILNVYRQSDSNVVMAAGGVMGSLDDLRAILPSGVQLDVLTNQADFIEMSIRNLILTGLQAVFLVMLMLLLFLRSGRSSLIVAISIPVSIIATFSIMHWADVSMNIISLSGLTLAVGLVVDNAVVVLENIFRFREDGESGRDAAMQGAREVSGPVVMSTLTTLVVFLPVLFVPGIAGLLFRDLALTVSFALIVSVLVALTLIPVMASRFFGWEQRRKEAEASESDAGSERESSTDKQTSPGTQQISGADRNPSALRRLLEWRRRSITTRILSIPVFLVFLPVYPVYRALAWLFHLIGTFFAQNVAPALGRGFDRVENGYRQTIDNVLHRSGLTVLFAFLLLLISLPIFYQLGGEFFPEVDENRIVLEVQREPGVNLFELERTIRQVEEVIAREVPETRLVVSDYGDKIGIEGADNPGGNQGVVRIELVPVQDRSRSQFQITASLLEALMEVPAANIRELREDPLSPDGETGLIVQIYGFDPEVREDLAYAAMQRMRGIEGITGLFSTADQGRPELRLIMDRERIARVGMTTAQVTSAVSDAVRGNLATTFVDQGIEFEVLVQLDPFDRAHSGMVDEIQIRTPQGDWMPLKNLARIERVTGPASIHRINQERMVEVNADLGGIDLQTATQRTRDALNTLQWPEGYRYEVGGAAEDQQRSFFYLMIAFIVAGVLTYMVMASQFESLLEPLIIIVTIPLALTGVLLMLWATGTPVSVTAMVGLVLLTGIVVNNGIVMIDYIKILQARGQERHQAIVNGASRRLRPILMTALTTILAMTPLALQLGAGSETWSPMARTVIGGLAMSTLLMLFAVPCMYNLVNRMAEKAGFTGLRKEDPLVQEG, from the coding sequence TCCGGAAGATATCGAAACCCTCATTACCCGGCCCATCGAAGAGACCGTCGGCAGTGTTTCGGGCATCCAGCGGGTACGGTCGCAGTCCAGCCAGGGAGCATCGGTCGTTCGCCTCAACTTCGACTGGGGCACCGATCTGTTTTTTGCTGAAACCGAGGTGCGCAAGCAGCTCGATATGATCCGCCGAACACTTCCCCGGGATGCCGAACAGCCCGTTGTTTTTTCCTACGACCCCAACGACGAGCCGGTGGTGGTGCTCACCCTCACCAGTCAGACCCGCAGCCCCAGGGAGTTGCGCACCATCGCCACCCAGCAGCTGGAACAGCGCATTGAGCGGATCAGTGGTGTCGCCTCCGCCGCCACCGCTGGCGGTTACGAGCGGCAGATCAACATTCGGTTGCGCAATGCCGATATGCGTGCCTACAACCTCAGTATCTCCGATATCGCAGCAACACTGCGCGACGAGAATATCCAGGTACCGGCCGGCCAGCTCGAAGAGGGCGAAACCACTTACTCGCTCAGAACGGTTGGAGATTTCCGGAATATCGACCAGATCCGCAGTGCCATCGTCGGCACCAACGAGGGCAACCCCGTGTACCTGAGGGATGTCGCCCGGGTGGAAGACGGCATCGCCCAGCCTATCGGCAACGTGCGTGTTCAGGGCAACGACGGTGTCATCCTCAATGTGTACCGCCAAAGCGACAGCAATGTGGTGATGGCGGCCGGCGGAGTGATGGGCTCCCTGGATGACCTTCGCGCCATCCTGCCATCCGGCGTTCAGCTGGATGTGCTCACCAACCAGGCCGATTTCATCGAGATGTCCATCCGCAACCTGATTCTGACCGGCCTGCAGGCCGTGTTCCTGGTAATGCTGATGCTGCTGCTTTTTCTGCGCAGCGGCCGCTCATCGCTCATTGTGGCCATCTCCATCCCCGTGTCGATCATCGCGACCTTCAGCATTATGCACTGGGCGGATGTGAGCATGAATATCATTTCGCTGTCGGGACTCACCCTGGCCGTCGGCCTTGTTGTGGACAACGCCGTGGTGGTACTGGAGAACATCTTCCGGTTCCGCGAGGATGGGGAGAGCGGCAGGGATGCGGCGATGCAGGGAGCCAGGGAAGTATCCGGTCCGGTGGTGATGTCCACGCTGACCACCCTCGTTGTTTTTCTCCCGGTCCTTTTTGTGCCGGGCATCGCCGGTCTGCTGTTCCGTGATCTGGCCCTTACCGTTTCGTTCGCGCTGATTGTTTCGGTGCTGGTGGCACTGACCCTCATCCCCGTTATGGCTTCCCGTTTTTTCGGATGGGAGCAGCGGCGGAAAGAGGCGGAAGCTTCGGAATCGGACGCCGGCTCTGAGCGCGAATCATCCACCGACAAGCAGACTTCCCCTGGTACGCAACAGATCTCCGGCGCAGATCGCAATCCGTCCGCGCTCCGGCGTCTGCTGGAGTGGCGCCGAAGGTCCATCACCACCCGCATTCTCAGCATTCCGGTTTTTCTGGTGTTCCTGCCGGTGTATCCGGTGTACCGCGCACTGGCATGGCTGTTCCATCTGATAGGTACGTTTTTTGCCCAAAATGTGGCTCCGGCACTTGGGCGAGGATTCGACAGGGTCGAGAACGGCTACCGCCAGACCATCGACAACGTTCTTCACCGCAGCGGACTAACAGTGCTGTTCGCCTTCCTTCTCCTGTTGATATCGCTCCCGATTTTTTACCAGCTTGGCGGTGAATTTTTTCCGGAAGTCGATGAAAACAGGATCGTGCTTGAGGTCCAGCGTGAACCGGGTGTCAACCTGTTCGAGCTTGAGCGAACCATTCGTCAGGTTGAGGAGGTCATCGCCCGTGAAGTACCCGAAACCCGGCTTGTGGTTTCGGACTATGGCGACAAAATCGGCATCGAAGGGGCCGACAACCCCGGCGGTAATCAGGGAGTGGTGCGTATTGAACTGGTTCCGGTTCAGGATCGGTCGCGCAGCCAGTTCCAAATCACCGCTTCGCTGCTGGAGGCCCTGATGGAAGTACCCGCCGCCAACATCCGGGAGTTGCGGGAAGATCCGCTCAGTCCGGATGGTGAAACCGGCCTGATTGTTCAAATATACGGATTCGACCCGGAGGTTCGCGAAGACCTGGCATACGCAGCCATGCAGCGGATGCGCGGCATCGAAGGTATCACCGGCCTGTTCAGCACCGCTGACCAGGGGCGACCCGAACTGCGCCTCATCATGGACCGAGAACGGATTGCGCGCGTTGGTATGACTACCGCTCAGGTGACCAGCGCCGTGAGTGACGCGGTTCGCGGCAACCTCGCCACCACATTTGTGGATCAGGGCATTGAGTTTGAAGTACTGGTGCAGCTTGACCCGTTCGACCGTGCACATTCCGGCATGGTGGATGAGATCCAGATCCGCACCCCGCAGGGCGACTGGATGCCCCTGAAGAACCTCGCCCGCATCGAGCGCGTAACCGGTCCGGCCAGCATCCACCGCATCAACCAGGAACGCATGGTTGAAGTCAACGCCGACCTGGGCGGCATTGATCTGCAAACCGCCACGCAGCGCACGCGCGACGCACTCAACACCCTGCAATGGCCCGAAGGGTACCGCTATGAAGTGGGGGGCGCCGCCGAAGATCAGCAGCGTTCGTTTTTCTACCTCATGATCGCTTTCATTGTGGCGGGTGTACTGACCTACATGGTGATGGCGTCCCAGTTCGAAAGTCTGCTTGAACCGCTGATTATTATCGTCACCATCCCCCTGGCCCTCACCGGCGTGCTGCTCATGCTCTGGGCCACCGGCACTCCGGTAAGTGTAACCGCCATGGTCGGATTGGTTCTGCTTACCGGCATCGTGGTCAACAACGGCATTGTTATGATCGACTATATCAAAATCCTGCAGGCTCGCGGTCAGGAGCGGCATCAGGCGATCGTTAACGGTGCCTCGCGCAGGCTTCGCCCGATTCTGATGACCGCCCTCACCACGATTCTGGCCATGACCCCGCTGGCGCTGCAGCTTGGCGCCGGGTCGGAAACCTGGAGCCCGATGGCACGAACCGTGATCGGCGGGCTGGCCATGTCGACCCTGCTCATGCTTTTTGCAGTACCGTGCATGTACAATCTCGTTAACCGTATGGCCGAAAAAGCCGGCTTCACCGGTTTGCGCAAGGAAGATCCGCTCGTGCAGGAAGGATGA